In the genome of Cydia strobilella chromosome Z, ilCydStro3.1, whole genome shotgun sequence, one region contains:
- the LOC134753897 gene encoding N(G),N(G)-dimethylarginine dimethylaminohydrolase 1, protein MDFKMHEYTHAVVGRVTPALRATDRADLNDARRQHECYLRLLSELNVEVKEVDLPESFPHNVFIEDVAVVCHGIALMPKGLTTAEQVKAKAVRQVLEKELNHTIIELTDPEARIVGSDVLFTGREFFVGITEASNEAGALAVAEAFPEFPCTPIKVTKGAHHLKKYVTVAGPDILCIGNSKEAKELLKRMEREANFAYQTLTVPEDDAANCLYVNGTLIHRAIEEIPDSFKVFCERIDFARRSICFSELAKISTGLSSCSLLVRKI, encoded by the exons ATGGATTTTAAAATGCACGAATATACTCACGCCGTGGTAGGACGAGTGACGCCGGCACTGCGCGCCACTGACCGGGCCGACTTAAATGATGCGCGGCGCCAACACGAATGCTACCTGCGTCTCCTTAGCGAGCTGAATGTGGAAGTGAAAGAAGTCGACCTGCCAGAATCCTTCCCGCATAATGTGTTCATTGAAGATGTGGCTGTAGTGTGCCATGGAATAGCTTTAATGCCAAAAGGACTGACCACTGCTGAGCAAGTAAAa GCAAAGGCCGTGAGACAAGTCCTGGAGAAAGAACTGAATCACACAATCATTGAGTTGACAGACCCCGAAGCTAGGATTGTTGGCTCTGATGTACTTTTCACAG GCCGTGAATTCTTCGTGGGCATTACAGAGGCCAGCAACGAGGCAGGCGCCCTAGCCGTCGCAGAGGCTTTCCCGGAGTTTCCCTGTACCCCGATTAAG GTAACAAAGGGAGCTCATCACCTGAAAAAGTACGTGACCGTAGCCGGCCCCGATATACTCTGCATCGGTAATAGCAAGGAGGCCAAAGAGCTCCTCAAGCGAATGGAAAGAGAGGCCAACTTTGCTTATCAAACACTGACGGTGCCTGAGGATGATGCCGCTAATTGCCTCTACGTGAACGGTACGCTCATTCACAGGGCAATTGAAGAAATCCCCGACTCTTTCAAG GTATTTTGCGAAAGGATTGACTTCGCTCGAAGATCCATCTGTTTCTCCGAATTGGCCAAAATCTCCACCGGACTCAGCTCCTGCAGCTTGCTCGTGAGGAAGATATAA
- the LOC134754066 gene encoding transcription initiation factor TFIID subunit 7-like, whose product MNRDKREPEYPAELESQFILRLPPEPAKVLSEVLKTGDNLKNRLTIQIENDMRHGEVRFDHWLMHAKIVDLPAIVEALKTIDNKSFYKTADIAQMMICKDEPDQPATEDESPSKNKRKDPYKVDKKFLWPHGITPPTKNIRKRRFRKTLRKKFVEAPEIEKEVKRLLRADNEAVSVTWEVINEEEDQSTKPEPGPSVSTKPEKKPKAERPPKRSEPKSTAPNPESSKLVDIFGGALSDSDLEEDNINVEMENCRLSPYDSRMLDTGSMHGLVDMHSKETERFDAQMFPYPEGPKATFSHASTSGMQHHSSSRVSTALSEEEDGDYQSMRDMNKDNMSFRIEQVKAELDELKQRRQRTQHEIAGMENLALRQRFQDILHTLNQDIMYKDMEYQGLLTLQNSEVI is encoded by the coding sequence ATGAATAGGGACAAACGGGAACCGGAATATCCTGCCGAGTTAGAATCTCAGTTCATACTGAGGCTCCCTCCCGAGCCTGCTAAGGTTCTTAGCGAAGTTTTGAAAACTGGAGATAATCTCAAAAATCGTTTGACCATACAAATCGAGAACGACATGCGGCACGGTGAAGTGCGATTTGACCACTGGCTCATGCACGCTAAAATCGTAGATCTGCCCGCAATCGTAGAGGCCCTGAAAACTATAGACAACAAAAGTTTCTACAAAACTGCAGACATTGCCCAAATGATGATATGCAAAGATGAACCTGATCAACCAGCCACTGAAGATGAATCTCCGTCAAAGAATAAGAGGAAGGACCCATACAAGGTCGACAAAAAGTTTCTGTGGCCCCATGGAATAACTCCtccaacaaaaaacataaggaAGAGACGTTTCAGAAAAACTTTAAGGAAGAAGTTTGTGGAAGCACCTGAGATAGAGAAAGAAGTAAAGAGACTGTTGCGAGCTGACAATGAGGCAGTTAGTGTAACATGGGAGGTCATAAATGAAGAAGAAGATCAGTCTACTAAACCAGAACCTGGCCCATCTGTTAGCACCAAGCCCGAAAAGAAGCCTAAAGCTGAGCGGCCACCTAAACGAAGTGAACCAAAATCAACTGCTCCAAATCCTGAATCATCAAAGCTTGTTGACATATTTGGTGGAGCTCTCAGCGACAGTGACTTAGAAGAAGACAACATTAATGTGGAGATGGAGAACTGTCGCTTGTCTCCATATGACAGCCGGATGTTGGATACTGGATCCATGCATGGATTGGTGGACATGCATAGCAAAGAAACAGAAAGGTTTGATGCACAAATGTTTCCATATCCTGAAGGTCCTAAGGCAACTTTTAGTCATGCCTCTACCTCTGGCATGCAGCATCACTCTAGCAGCAGAGTTTCAACTGCATTGTCTGAAGAAGAGGACGGAGACTATCAGAGCATGCGTGACATGAACAAGGACAATATGAGCTTCAGAATTGAACAAGTTAAAGCAGAACTGGATGAATTGAAACAACGCCGTCAGCGGACACAACATGAGATTGCTGGCATGGAAAACTTGGCTCTACGACAGCGGTTCCAAGATATTCTTCATACATTGAATCAGGATATTATGTATAAAGACATGGAGTACCAAGGTCTATTAACACTTCAAAATTCTGAGGTGATATAA